taatataatacatcaataaaatctatttagcctcaaataatgaaacgtgttcaatttggtttaaataatgcaaaaacagtgttggaggagaaagtgcaatatgtgccatgtaaaaaagctaacgtttaagttccttgctcagaacatgagaacatgtgaaagctggtggttccttttaacatgagtcttcaatattcccagttaagaagttttaggttgtagttaatataggactatttctctctataccatttgtatttcatataactttgactattggatgttcttataggcactatagtattgccagtgtaacagtacagcttccgtccctctcttcGCCCCTACCTGGTCTCGAACCAGtgacacatcgacaacagccaccctcgaagcatcgttacccatcgctccacaaaatccgcggcccttgcagagcaaggggaacaactacttcaaggtctcagggcgagtgacgtcaccgatttgaAAAGCTATTAatgcacaccccgctaactagctagccattacacatcggttacaccagcctaatctcgggaatTGATAGGCTTGAAACTCATAAAccgctcaatgcttgaagcacagcgaagagctgctggcaaatgtttgaatgaatgcttacgaccctgctgctgcctaccaccgctcagtcagactgctctatcaaatatcaaatcatagacttaattataacataacacacagaaatgcgagccgtaggtcattaatatggtcgaatccggaaactatcatttcgaaaaacaaaacgtttattctttcagtgaaatatggaaccgttctgtattttatctaacgggtggcattcCTAAGTCTAAATCTTGATGTTACATTACACATTCAATGTTAATACATAATTATgtcaaattctggcaaattaattactgtCTTTGTTATGAAGCAAtggacttcacacagttcgcaacgagccaggcagcccaaactgctgcatataccgtgactctgcttgcacggaacgcaagagaagtgactcAATTTCTCTAGttataagaaattcatgttagcaggcaatattaactaaatatgcagctttaaaaatatatacttgtgtattgattttaaagaaagacATTGatatttatggttaggtacacattggtgcaacgacagtgctttatttgtgaatgcgcttgttaaatcatcacccgtttggcgaaataggctgtgattcaatgagaaATGAACAGGCATCgcattatatgcaacgcaggacaagctagataaactagtaatattgttaaccatgtgtagttaactagttatTATGTTaaaattgattgttttttttataagataagttcaacgctagctagcaacttactttggcttcttgctgcactcacctaacaggtagtcagcctgccatgcagtcaactcgtggagtgcaatgtaatcggacacaattggtgtccaaaaatatagattaccgattgttatggaAACTTCAAATCGGCCCTAATTGAtcgccattccgattaatcggtcgacctctagtacagtGGCGTATCCCCATCTCTGCATTGAGGTACATTTTCAACCCATATCTCGAACCGGCTCCACAGTGTCTTATTAATGTAACCATTGCATTGCGACCCCAGTGCAGCTCCGTGTAAACAAGCATAACTATAGGTTTGGTATCTTCAGGCAAATTAGCATGCAGCTCATAGTACAgatctgacgtgtgtgtgtggaccaataAGTCTTGGCTTAACAAAGTGCTAATGGCATACTTAATACATACAACACCCACTTATCAGAAATGTATGATCTAGCATGAGTGAATGGCTATAGTTGTGTAACTGTTTATTTCAAGTCCTCAGATCCGAAATGCCTGGAGTGACAAGAAGTCTGTGGCAAGGAACTTGCGAGACATGGGTCTGGCATTTGACCCTAACCGTGCCCTCCCAATTAAGACACTGACCGTGAGTTTATCCTGTCCATCATGGTGATATACTATACATTCACAAGTCATGGCCTAATCACTGAATTGTGATGTATAATTGACATGTCTGCAGTTTGCTACTGTGGAGAGAACTGAAGAAGCTCCCACCCTCAAATTTGTAAGGAAGCCATACGTTCTCAATGGTAAGGAACCATTAATCATTTCTTGTTGAACCTAAATCAACATTTGTTCTTTGTAATTTATAAATcctttttttattgaaccttttattttacaaggcaagtcagttaagaacaaatatatcttattttacaatgaccaCCTTACctgggcgacgctgggccaattgtgcgccaccctatgggactcctgatcacggccggttgtgatacagcccgggatagaaccatggtctgtagtgatgcctctagcactgagatgcagtgccttagaccgttgtgCAACTCTGGTGCCCCTATTAGATTTTATTAGAAGATCTTATCACTTAGACTCATGCATGATAATTTGTTTTCAACAGAACTTGTAGCAGAGGCCAATCTCCCAGAGAAAGACACAAAGACTTTATCCACAGACTTGATAGAGTACGTGCAGTACATGATCAGGGAACACAGCGAGAACTACGAGGTAAGTACAGCTGATGAGGAATTTCACCTCGCCTAACTTGATTCTCTCTGTACAGTAGTATTTCACAAAGGATGGGCTCGTATTCCTGTAGTTGCAGTGTATTGCCTTTGGGTCATAGCAATAACTACTGTATGCTCTTATGGGTATTGTGAGACctcatttttatttgtattttttatccCAACCTAATTTCTGCTTCTGTAGGCTATGGTCAGAGATGAGAAGAACTATTACCAGGACACGCCCTCGCAGATCAGGAGGAAAGTGGACCAGTATAAACGCTGCCATCCAGAGGAATACAACACCTTTGTGGAGTTTCTCAAAGGTGGGAAACCTGTTTCCACATAACTGGGCCTGTCTGTGGTGGTCAAAGATCTTCAATGTAGAGAGAGATCATTACTCTTCATCAGTGGAGGCAGTCGGAGTGCTGACTCACAATTATTTTGTTACTTTGATGGACAGAGGGAGTCATGGTGCATTCAGCAACTCTCCTTCAATCAGAATGGATGGTAAATTGTGATACTAGGAACtgtaaacattttagaaaaagaccagacattttcaacatgcataaaatcaaactttattatATTTGTTCATACTTCCCATATGTATCCCAAAAATACAGTTACACAAATTCCATACAGTAAGAACATGTAAGACTGCTTTTGTAATGAAGTGAACATGTATATTTGTAATGGCAAATTCCACAGTTAGTGGTGAGACtaagatttttcactttaaaagtGCATGCCAAATGTAAACCAATGCTTGAAAAGTTAAACAACCCATACAACTGTGGGAGTTGTTAGATACTTTGGGATTTGGGCAATGAGGCCTGTCATACTTCCCCTGAGTCGGATGAACTCTTGGATACCATTGGTGTCTGCGTGTGGTTTAAAGGAAGTTGCTAACCATTGCTTCCATTGTGCTAACGCCAGTTAGCATTGGCTTGTGAAACTACCTCAAATCAAAGTTtctgtcacgtgtgccgaatacaagaggtagagtgaaatgcttacttataggctctaaccaatagtgcaaaaaaggtattaggtgaacaataggtagacATTGATACataaatggtatccacaagttcatttAACTCTGGGGAAGTATATAACGGGCCTCACTGCCTAAATCCCTAAATATCTCTAACAATTCACTAGGAGTTTTATAAAAACCCATTTACttgaacagtgcagatgcaaagtttgatAGACGTTTTTGTTCACTTGTCTGGAAATTGTTTAAAGTAGTCCTTGTGTATGTACGGTTCAACTTTGCAGTCacttttgtttggcatacattttaaagtggaaaacctTAGTCTCGGCATCACTCTTAATGTGGAATTTCCCTAAGCCGTTAATGCATTTCCTTTTTTGAATAACAAGATATAAACATAGCATCGTTTGTGCAAAAGGTTAGAATGTCACTGCAAAAACAAAACGAAAAATAAGACATTGGAGTTAGTTAAATCTTTAAAGCAGCATAAATATTACAACTGAATACAACAGAAATGAAACATGGTCTAGATTATCAAGAAACAATGGCGATATCAAGGAGCAGGGATGGACACGGTTAATTGAATATCAGAACGGAAGTTAGAATACTATGTGTGTACATTTTTGAAGAGGGGGAAAATAATGACATTAAAAAGCTTTGTCTAAATGCAATTATCCATGTGACATTGTTACACCATGACATTTGAATTTTTTAATTTAATATAACTAAACTTCTGAATGCAGTTTGACAGTGTGAGCTACTGCTGCTTCAAACATATTGTGGCTGACAGGACATGGTAGCTTATAGTTTGTTGTGCACTGTAAACGTAGCCAACAGTTGATGCACAAAGTAATTGTTTCATTTAAGCTCATTTTCTCATGTTTCTTTTGACATGAAAAAGCATTTTATTTTCATAGCGCATTTTGCCTTCCAGTCAGCCATGACATCGGTAGCCTATGCTATTTTCCCCACTTCAAATAGTGATAACAGGTTCCACAAGGCCTGACACAGATCAATGCAAAACACTCACCATAACCTTTTTTTGAACAATCTATTCTATCATGTTGAACatcacttacagtggggcaaaaaggtatttagtcagccaccaattgtgcaagttctcccacttaaaaagatgaggtctgtaatttatcataggtacacttcaactatggcagacaaaatgaggggaaaaaatccagaaaatcatattgtaggatttttaatgaatttatttacaaaatatggtggaaattaagtatttggtcagtaacaaaagtttatctcaatactttgttatataccctttgttggcaatgacaggtcaaatgttttctgtaagtcttcacacactgttgctggtattttggcccattcatccatgcagatctcctctagagcagtgatgttttggggctgttgctgggcaacacggactttcaactccctccaaagattttctatggggttgagatctggagactggctaggccactccaggaccttgaaatgcttcttacgaagccactcctttgtttcctgggtggtgtgtttgggatcattgtcatgctgaaagacccagccacgtttcatcttcaatgcccttgctgatggtaggctttgttactttggtcccagctctctgcaggtcattcactaggtctccccgtgtggttctgggatttttgctcaccgttcttgtgatcattttgaccccacggggtgcgatcttgcgtggagccccagatcgagggagattatcagtggtcttgtatgtcttccatttcctaataattgctcccacagttgatttcttcaaaccaagctgcttacctattgcaggtctacaattttgtttctggtgtcctttgacagctctttggtcttggccatagtggagtttggagtgtgactgtttgaggttgtggacaggtgtcttttatactgataacaagttcaaacaggtgccattaatacaggtaatgagtggaggacagaggagcctcttaaagaagttgttacagatctgtgagagccagaaatcttgcttgtttgtaggtgaccaaatacttattgtccatcataatttgcaaataaattcataaaaaaaatcctacaatgtgattttctggattttttttctcattttgtctgtcatagttgaagtgtacctatgaaattacaggcctctcatctttttaagtgggagaacttgcacaactggtggctgactaaatacttttttgccccaatgtattTCACTGTTGCTGACTGCTAGCCAAAAAACAACGGACCACTGCCAGCTGTTGTACCTGAATTTGCTTCATTCTGATTGGTCCAGAGATTCAAGAGCAACTTTTTGGGGTGAGGGGAATTGACAATCTGGAGATCTGGGAAAAAAATGCATGATTATTCATATAGTGCAATAATGTCATATGCCCATCCCTATCAAGGAGGGGTTTTCCTCATCTAAATATGTTTGAGCACATCAGGTTTGAATAGACAAGTTGGAAATATCACACATTCACAAGATTATACAGTGTACAATATTTTGTATAGTGACTAGATTTACTGTCTCGGAAAACAATGTTTTCAACAAATGGGAAATGTCTCCAATAAATCTAGCACTTGGTACATTGGATAAATTTGGTGAGATGTTGGACATGATATTCCATTAGGCTGACCAATAACCCTGAGCATTGCAGTTAAGAACCTTTTTAAAATAGTGTTTTATCAAGGCGGTCAGGAAACTGCATTCAGATGTCTGGAGTTAGCTTGTAGTGAAAATACCAACACATTAGCTGACCTATTTCAGTATGCTAGTCCTATCTGTTCTCGTCAATTATTTACAATCTCATTTCGGGGAGCAACCAAGTGCTTAATTGATGACTATTAAAGCATCTGGAATACCACACGGAGTACATACAGTAACGTAATAGTGGCAATAGTATCTGCTAAACTGAGCAGGTTGTGTTCAAACTAACCTACATTGGCACCGAGTTGGAAAAAAAACAGGTCCGCAAAGTCAATTCTACATGTCAGATAAGGACTGCTCAGCAAAACGGCTTCCTGTTTAACCACAATACAAGGATATATAAGCCTACCTAAAGATTTGTTTCCTCCTTAGTagtttatgtattgatttgatgGGTCAGAGATGGCAAGGAAAATTGTCCTTCCCCCAACTGGGTCCTTAAAGGGCCTGATTTCTTTAAATTGTGGGTAACGTTATAATTTTAACAACCACATTTCAGTTGAACAGTCAAACGAAACATCAGGTGGTGCCACTGCAGTAGAAACATGGAATTACTGGTCATTGATAAGGTTTAAGATCAGATTAAAAGGTATGTTTTGAATAAAAGCGGGCTACAAAACTGCTTCCTATAAGTGAAAACATGCACATTAAAATAAATTCCAACGTAGAGCAtgaatttctcagaacaagtcaTCTTAAAAACTGCACTCAGTTTACACCTATTAACATGGACTTGACTGCATCTTACCTACAATGAAATGTAACACTCAATCAAATGTATCATTTAAAGAGGATAAAATGCCATTTCGTTATTGACTGAATTGAGACTAGCTGACATGACATTGCCACAATAAGGAGCATTGAAGCTGTATTGTATTGACACTTATGCTACAATAAATGTAACAAGCTTCATGATTTGTAGCTAGATGCATGatctacactgagtatacaaaccaTTAAGAAAACCTTTTTCCATGACAtactgtcacctgttaaatccacttcagtgtagatgcaggggaggagacgggattaatgatttttaagccttgagacagattgtgtatgtgtgccattcagaggatgaatgggcaagacaaaatatttaagtgccttttgaatgGAGTATAGTAGTAGGTACCagacgcaccggtttgagtgtcaagaactgcaacattgggtttttcacgctcaagtTTGCCATGTtgatggtgttcctaatgtttggtatactttGTGTATATTGTTACTATTTAAGTGATTTAATGAAGTCCCTGACTCCCAGAGGGCCCTGAAGGATCTTCTCTAGTTCAAAAGTATTCACACGCAGTCATTGCTACTTGTACTTACACACTGGCTCACCCATGGGCCTCTCCCCATCCCACCTGCATGGTCAACCCCCAGTTCAACTCATCCTGTCCTAGGGAATCAAACGAGCTGTAGGATCAGGTCTTGGAAGGCCTGCAGATTGCGGGAGACAATCAGGCCGTCTGAGCCCAGCTGGGCAGCCAGGAGGAACAGCCTCCTATCGTCAGCCACCGCCCCCAGAGATAGGGCCTCATGGAGCTCCGACACACTCATGGCGTTGTGCTTGTCCTGGGGGGGAAGAAGACACACAGGACGGACAGTGAAGTCTACTGCCGAGTCACTCTGGGTTTAATGAGCCTCTGTTGAAATTACtaaattgtaaataagagtttgacAATCTAAGCATTGATGTATTACAACACTGGTCATGACAGGCGTAATATCACATTTATAACAGTATTACAAATTATTTATAAACACAGCTCAAGTGATGTGTAGCTAACATGTACACACTAGAGAAACATTTATCCATGTCCAAGACACGTTGCCCACAGTAGGAACAACAAACGTGTTTCTATAGCAATGGAATAAGATTCCATTCGTTAGGTTGTCTGCCCAAAGACAGTATACGACAGCTCAATAGTCAAGGTCACCTGTTTGTTTcccaggaccaccacaggaagttGTGAATCCAGTCTGAGAAGGCGATGCAGCTCAGCCTTGGCCTGTGGGAGACGTTTTCTGTCAGAGGAGTCAACCACGTACACCAGGACATGCGTCTTCCTCAGGTACTCGGTCCAGTACGTACGCAAATCCTCACCCCCTCCAACTAGAATACAGCAGACAGAGGTAGGTAGGCTGGTTACTTGAGTGTTGCTAGGCAAAAAGGTAGATGTATGAACTTGTGTTGTATACCTTGTTTTTCACACTACAAAAGGGCTAAATTAATTATTCCACTGAAGAAAAGGTAAATGGTGTGTGTTGTCCAAACGTATGACTGAGTCTAAGCAAAGGCACATGATTATAATGCTTTTGGTAAGGCCACTGGTATTTCAAGTGCCAAACTGATAGCTTAAAATGTGACATATTTTAAGGTCATAGAACCCCCTTAAAGCACTCTGCATGGAGTCTTACAGGCCAGTTGAATTGCACTGCAAGCATATGCAGAATTCTGGTGGTGTGCAAACTGCACAGCTTACTCTCAAGGAAATCCAGCTGACAGGCAGGGGCACTGAGGCTCATAAAGTTGAAGCCCCTGGTGGGGCGGCAGTGCCCTCTCTTGCCCCCGTCTCCAGCTGTCAGCCCCTGCAGGATACTGCTCTTCCCAGCACCGTCTAGGCCAAGGACAAGCACCTGGCGCTTTCCACGCTCCTCGTGCTCCTGCTCAACACACACAGCAGGAGGTCATCAGAACACCTGTTCTCAACATCAGCAACATGAAGTTACCTTATCCCATGTTACTTTTTTCTCAAGTTACAGGTATAGATAATTGTTACTCTTGTAAAGTGACGGTCTGCAATATGTTTTGTTTACATACAACAGCATTTTCACCATCTATCCCTGTAGGATTAACCGTGCACTATAGATACTGCTGCAATCACTTGCATTTTTGTGTGCAAAGCAGCGAGCAGCCTCTGTGACCCCCAAATCCCCAATAAGCTATCTACTTGGCCCACAATAACTGCATAAGCTCTTTGACcactatgtaatgttgtaatgaAACATAATTTTAGTTAAATCAACTCAAAACCATCTCATTGGTTTGTGAGTAGCACTCTGTAGGCGAGTGACACAGTCCTTGATTTAATTAATACCTTTGAAGCTCCTGAAAATCTTTTTCGACAATTTCAGGTAATGTCCTATGTCCCTATAGGCTATATTCAGAGGAAATGTTTCTATAGGAAATTATTATTATGATAGTGATACTACTTTGGAATGATTTGAATATATAAAACAACAATTTCCTTCAACATGAAAATGACTATATTTTCTTGTTGCTCTCTTGGACCCTAAACCTGAATGATTCCCATTATGTGCGTCAATCGTTATCACaacccatcatcatcaccaccacaatGCAGTCAGATTGTCAGTTTGTGATCAACATGATCTGTGATGAAGGCTCAGCATTCATATCATATGTATTGTATGGGCTGGAAGACCACATCCACGTCCAGACAGAAGTGATTCGTTAAGTCCTCTCTTTGCGTTCGATGCCACTGGCGCCTATAGAACTTTCACTGCTCTGGCACATAAAGAATCCGGCGATAAACCTTTGAAAACTGTGCGTCTGGCCCACCGATGGCAACAGAGTCATAAACTTATGCCGACCGAACATTCCTAGATGGCAGAGAATAACAGTGTACCTCTTTTATCATGTAATATTCCGCTTCGGGAGACCATATTCGCCTTCTGTAGAAATAATTCAAGGCGATAAACAGCGCGGACCCGAAGGCAGCCACCGCGGCGGTGAGGGCGATGGATATGTGCCGAAGCAGAACCATGTGGCACTGCTTGAACGCCGTATAATGTCGTCTTCCTGGACACAGCAACCAAGAGCCAACGATGAACTGACCGAATGATTTCCACTGTAACCAGTGCACGTGATATCTCTTCCTT
The Oncorhynchus keta strain PuntledgeMale-10-30-2019 chromosome 11, Oket_V2, whole genome shotgun sequence genome window above contains:
- the arl10 gene encoding ADP-ribosylation factor-like 10 is translated as MVLLRHISIALTAAVAAFGSALFIALNYFYRRRIWSPEAEYYMIKEEHEERGKRQVLVLGLDGAGKSSILQGLTAGDGGKRGHCRPTRGFNFMSLSAPACQLDFLEIGGGEDLRTYWTEYLRKTHVLVYVVDSSDRKRLPQAKAELHRLLRLDSQLPVVVLGNKQDKHNAMSVSELHEALSLGAVADDRRLFLLAAQLGSDGLIVSRNLQAFQDLILQLV
- the LOC118390053 gene encoding nucleolar protein 16-like, translated to MPKAKKKSKRNTFDYSKDRKKLKKQFKKREAPRIECPQIRNAWSDKKSVARNLRDMGLAFDPNRALPIKTLTFATVERTEEAPTLKFVRKPYVLNELVAEANLPEKDTKTLSTDLIEYVQYMIREHSENYEAMVRDEKNYYQDTPSQIRRKVDQYKRCHPEEYNTFVEFLKGGKPVST